A portion of the Coraliomargarita parva genome contains these proteins:
- a CDS encoding helix-turn-helix transcriptional regulator — MPKSSNHLALERQWELLKLLPSRSPGITCGELVNRLAESGYKVAKRTVERDLVQLEKQFGIRCNEDSKPYQWHWLPGQKETFAGVDLADAVSLTLAEGVLKQMLPPSMVKVLAPKFEQAKEKLKSVSGHPMAKLQEKVRYVPTTLHFESPFVRANILEQIQSALVSERQIQASYAPFERKPINLRLHPLSLIQRGNVSYLAATTFDYTDVRLYAVHRFESVEELEDKIDIPSGYSVDNYLASGAMEFGAGQEIILKAKISNQLATYLAETPLHPDQKIQHKDGGYQLTAKVHDSWQLSFWILSQGAEITILSPKSLKEAIHQQLSQAAKNYRQLPKS, encoded by the coding sequence ATGCCGAAGTCATCCAACCATCTGGCCCTCGAGCGCCAATGGGAGCTGCTGAAGCTCCTACCGAGTCGCAGCCCGGGAATCACCTGCGGCGAACTGGTAAACCGCTTGGCCGAATCCGGCTATAAGGTCGCCAAACGCACGGTGGAGCGCGATCTGGTGCAACTGGAAAAGCAGTTCGGCATCCGCTGCAACGAGGACTCGAAACCCTATCAATGGCACTGGCTCCCCGGACAGAAAGAGACCTTCGCGGGCGTCGATCTGGCCGATGCCGTCTCCCTGACACTCGCGGAAGGCGTGCTCAAACAAATGCTGCCCCCGTCCATGGTGAAAGTGCTGGCCCCGAAGTTTGAGCAAGCGAAGGAAAAGCTGAAGTCCGTCTCGGGCCACCCCATGGCGAAGCTGCAGGAAAAGGTCCGTTACGTCCCCACCACCCTGCACTTCGAGAGCCCATTTGTCCGAGCCAACATCCTGGAGCAAATCCAGTCGGCACTCGTCTCCGAGCGTCAGATCCAAGCCAGCTACGCCCCTTTTGAGCGAAAGCCCATAAACCTGCGTCTGCACCCCCTCTCCCTCATCCAGCGGGGCAACGTCTCCTATCTCGCCGCTACAACCTTCGACTACACCGACGTCCGGCTCTACGCCGTCCACCGCTTCGAATCAGTGGAAGAACTCGAAGATAAAATCGACATTCCCTCAGGCTACTCGGTCGACAACTACCTCGCCTCCGGCGCGATGGAGTTCGGTGCCGGCCAGGAAATCATCCTGAAAGCCAAGATAAGTAACCAGCTCGCCACCTACCTTGCCGAAACCCCGCTCCACCCCGATCAGAAAATCCAGCACAAGGATGGCGGCTATCAACTCACCGCCAAGGTCCATGACAGCTGGCAACTAAGCTTCTGGATACTCTCTCAAGGCGCCGAGATCACCATTCTTTCCCCGAAGTCTCTGAAAGAAGCAATTCACCAGCAGCTCTCGCAAGCCGCGAAAAACTACAGGCAATTACCAAAATCATGA
- a CDS encoding DUF6946 family protein produces MDNKHKEHLELMSHLIKDGQAIVTIEDWEKYAPPAGKASQWKDGRSAKECAQAWTSANMKGRLLPPEIHKTLSTIEGFDQVLTWTAAPEVRQAFDTLGGNTRNCDLEVRGFGRRGKFLLCIEAKADESFGKTLTKQRQSAEHARSENPKSQQLKRLNDLETRFLKGTKFDPDKLYYQLLTASAGALEEAKREEARYCILMIQEFISQQTDANKRQLNHEALNEFLSVLTKAQITVSENTLIGPIALPSHFDDSYPQFYVGLATRRLPGSGPLN; encoded by the coding sequence ATGGACAATAAACATAAAGAACACCTCGAGCTCATGTCCCACCTGATCAAAGATGGCCAAGCCATTGTCACGATCGAAGACTGGGAGAAATATGCACCACCTGCCGGCAAAGCGTCCCAATGGAAAGATGGCCGCAGCGCAAAGGAGTGCGCTCAAGCTTGGACATCGGCAAATATGAAAGGAAGGCTGTTGCCTCCAGAAATCCATAAGACCTTATCAACGATTGAGGGCTTTGACCAAGTCCTAACCTGGACAGCTGCACCGGAAGTCAGGCAAGCTTTCGATACCTTAGGAGGCAATACACGCAACTGTGATTTGGAAGTACGTGGCTTTGGACGACGGGGAAAGTTCCTGCTCTGCATCGAAGCAAAAGCAGATGAAAGCTTCGGTAAGACGTTAACGAAACAGCGGCAGTCAGCAGAACATGCACGGTCAGAAAATCCAAAATCACAACAACTGAAGCGCCTTAATGACTTAGAAACACGTTTTTTGAAAGGCACCAAATTCGATCCGGACAAGCTCTATTACCAACTCCTCACTGCCTCTGCAGGTGCGCTGGAGGAAGCCAAACGCGAAGAGGCAAGATACTGCATTCTAATGATTCAGGAGTTCATCAGTCAGCAAACAGATGCGAACAAGCGGCAACTCAACCACGAGGCACTCAACGAATTCCTGAGCGTGCTGACGAAAGCCCAAATCACTGTGAGTGAAAACACGCTCATCGGCCCGATTGCACTGCCAAGTCATTTCGACGATAGCTATCCGCAGTTCTACGTAGGTTTGGCAACACGCCGCCTACCGGGCAGCGGTCCTTTAAACTGA
- a CDS encoding nuclease-related domain-containing DEAD/DEAH box helicase, translating into MPIWFYNRPLDKADPTELRVAEVLNQLPEGWRIRWGYFYERKRHAGMRDREGDFILLGPDGRILVVEVKSGKNRHFPLTGEWEHGTDNPATQLFGEWKAVIDDLKANFDGTVPYVGKALCVPNVNLTGQDRLTGELGRENLIFGQDLDDFQGWWQQHMATHPTHCPDSVGAFHAALAKGLKPESLQMFLRQSDRLFEQFKSTEFGLLEMLQNNRHWMVEGGVGTGKTFLALKQAEWLAEGEGGRSVLFVVYNLLLAERLKRMAARLKLKRGSVTVLSWEELMGQIIATEGLPLEVPTASADLPRYFQEELPEYVAMALDSGKLALQYDALVVDEAQDHDTAGIEGAELGWWSWYLKLLKGGVEAPIAIYYDRAQRPAFRGADSFEPERLRTHLGGAVHLQLRKALRYTMPIYRYLKTLRAEATAPLVDAIEAHDGLPTGPEVVQRQTDPAGLVQAVESIVKGWKDTGLCKPSDVVLIGPRKWLKDSSLGAEATICGYEVADYDEEVRGKLNYIGAHRSKGMDFLAVILIDFAPFESLASSSKPDFAEAFFIGASRARQLLGVVSIQLSNG; encoded by the coding sequence ATGCCGATCTGGTTTTATAATCGCCCCCTGGACAAGGCTGACCCCACTGAACTTCGGGTGGCCGAGGTGTTGAACCAATTGCCGGAGGGCTGGCGGATTCGCTGGGGGTATTTCTACGAGCGGAAGCGTCATGCGGGCATGCGGGATAGGGAAGGAGACTTTATCCTCCTCGGGCCGGATGGACGGATCCTGGTGGTGGAGGTGAAGTCCGGGAAAAATCGTCATTTTCCGCTGACCGGAGAATGGGAGCACGGCACGGATAACCCCGCGACTCAGCTCTTTGGGGAGTGGAAAGCGGTCATCGATGACCTGAAAGCGAATTTTGACGGGACGGTGCCCTATGTGGGAAAGGCGCTCTGTGTGCCGAATGTGAACCTGACCGGGCAGGACCGCCTGACCGGGGAGCTCGGCCGGGAGAATTTGATTTTCGGGCAGGATCTGGATGATTTTCAGGGCTGGTGGCAGCAGCACATGGCCACGCATCCGACCCATTGTCCGGATAGTGTCGGGGCCTTTCATGCTGCGCTGGCCAAGGGATTGAAGCCGGAGTCGCTGCAGATGTTCCTGCGCCAGAGCGACCGTCTCTTTGAGCAGTTCAAGTCGACCGAGTTCGGACTGCTGGAAATGCTCCAAAACAACCGGCATTGGATGGTTGAAGGCGGCGTGGGCACGGGAAAGACCTTTCTGGCGCTGAAGCAGGCGGAATGGCTGGCTGAAGGGGAGGGCGGCCGTTCCGTGCTATTCGTGGTTTACAATCTCCTGCTGGCGGAGCGCTTGAAGCGGATGGCCGCGCGTCTGAAGCTGAAACGTGGCTCGGTGACCGTTCTGAGTTGGGAAGAGCTGATGGGACAGATCATCGCGACAGAGGGCTTGCCGCTGGAGGTGCCGACTGCTTCGGCGGATCTGCCGCGGTATTTTCAGGAAGAGCTGCCCGAATATGTCGCCATGGCCTTGGACAGTGGCAAGCTTGCCCTGCAATACGACGCGTTGGTGGTGGATGAGGCACAGGATCATGACACCGCCGGCATTGAGGGGGCCGAGCTGGGGTGGTGGTCCTGGTATCTGAAACTCCTGAAGGGCGGGGTGGAGGCACCCATTGCGATCTACTACGACCGGGCGCAACGACCGGCTTTCCGAGGGGCCGATAGCTTCGAACCCGAACGCCTGCGGACACATCTTGGTGGCGCGGTGCATCTACAGCTCCGGAAGGCCCTGCGCTACACGATGCCGATCTATCGCTATTTGAAGACCCTGCGTGCCGAAGCCACCGCACCTCTGGTTGATGCGATCGAGGCGCACGACGGCCTGCCAACGGGGCCGGAGGTTGTCCAGCGCCAGACGGATCCCGCGGGGCTAGTCCAAGCGGTCGAATCCATCGTCAAAGGCTGGAAGGACACCGGGCTCTGTAAGCCCAGTGATGTCGTCCTGATCGGCCCCCGGAAGTGGCTGAAAGACAGCTCACTCGGTGCTGAGGCGACGATCTGCGGCTACGAAGTGGCGGATTACGACGAAGAGGTTCGGGGCAAGCTGAACTATATCGGCGCCCACCGTTCCAAAGGCATGGATTTCCTCGCCGTCATCCTGATCGATTTCGCACCCTTCGAGTCACTGGCTTCCAGCTCCAAGCCCGACTTCGCCGAGGCCTTCTTCATCGGTGCCAGCCGTGCACGGCAGTTGCTGGGGGTGGTGAGTATCCAGTTGAGTAACGGTTGA